In the genome of Quercus robur chromosome 3, dhQueRobu3.1, whole genome shotgun sequence, one region contains:
- the LOC126717378 gene encoding probable aldo-keto reductase 1 isoform X1 — MVEEQKVQIPRVKLGTHGFEVSKLGFGCMGLSGGYNDPVPEEVGISIIKHAFSQGITFFDTSDIYGPHANEVLVGKALKHLPREKIQLATKFGIVKFDLNNVEINGTPEYVRSCCEDSLKRLGLDYIDLYYQHRIDTTVPIEETIGELKKLVEEGKVKYIGLSEASADTIRRAHAVHPITAVQMEWSLWTREIEEEIVPLCRELGIGIVPYSPLGHGFFGGKAVIESVPANSFLNIHPRFQAESLEQNKTIYFQIGKLAEKHGCSPAQLALGWILHQGDDVAPIPGTTKIKNLDANIGSFRVKLTKEDLKEISDVITINEVAGHRTTDAFIHCSWKFANTPEKESKLA; from the exons GTTTCAAAGTTGGGGTTTGGATGTATGGGGCTTTCAGGAGGCTACAATGATCCTGTCCCTGAAGAGGTTGGCATATCAATCATCAAGCACGCATTCAGTCAAGGAATCACATTCTTTGATACTTCAGATATTTATGGGCCACATGCTAATGAAGTTTTGGTGGGAAAG GCACTGAAGCACTTGCCTCGAGAAAAGATTCAGTTAGCTACAAAATTTGGTATTGTCAAATTTGATCTTAATAATGTTGAAATAAATGGTACCCCTGAATATGTTCGATCCTGTTGTGAGGATAGTCTGAAGCGCCTTGGTTTGGATTACATTGATCTCTATTATCAACACCGGATTGACACGACAGTACCTATAGAGGAGACT ATTGGGGAACTTAAGAAGCTGGTGGAAGAAGGAAAAGTAAAGTATATTGGATTGTCTGAAGCTAGTGCAGACACAATACGAAGGGCACATGCAGTTCATCCCATCACGGCTGTACAAATGGAGTGGTCCCTCTGGACTCGCGaaattgaggaagaaatagTTCCACTTTGCAG GGAGCTTGGAATTGGAATAGTACCATACAGCCCTCTTGGTCATGGATTCTTTGGTGGCAAAGCAGTTATAGAAAGTGTACCTGCAAACAGTTTTCTG AACATACATCCTAGATTTCAAGCAGAGAGCTTAGAGCAAAACAAGaccatttattttcaaataggaAAGTTGGCTGAAAAGCATGGATGCAGCCCTGCACAACTTGCACTTGGATGGATTCTTCATCAAGGAGATGATGTGGCACCTATCCCTG GgactacaaaaattaaaaatcttgaTGCCAATATCGGTTCCTTTAGAGTGAAGCTCACCAAAGAAGATTTGAAAGAGATTTCTGATGTAATAACCATCAACGAGGTGGCAGGGCATAGAACAACTGATGCTTTTATTCACTGCTCGTGGAAGTTTGCAAATACACCAGAAAAAGAAAGTAAGTTAGCCTAA
- the LOC126717378 gene encoding probable aldo-keto reductase 1 isoform X4 — MVEEQKVQIPRVKLGTHGFEVSKLGFGCMGLSGGYNDPVPEEVGISIIKHAFSQGITFFDTSDIYGPHANEVLVGKALKHLPREKIQLATKFGIVKFDLNNVEINGTPEYVRSCCEDSLKRLGLDYIDLYYQHRIDTTVPIEETIGELKKLVEEGKVKYIGLSEASADTIRRAHAVHPITAVQMEWSLWTREIEEEIVPLCRELGIGIVPYSPLGHGFFGGKAVIESVPANSFLGLQKLKILMPISVPLE, encoded by the exons GTTTCAAAGTTGGGGTTTGGATGTATGGGGCTTTCAGGAGGCTACAATGATCCTGTCCCTGAAGAGGTTGGCATATCAATCATCAAGCACGCATTCAGTCAAGGAATCACATTCTTTGATACTTCAGATATTTATGGGCCACATGCTAATGAAGTTTTGGTGGGAAAG GCACTGAAGCACTTGCCTCGAGAAAAGATTCAGTTAGCTACAAAATTTGGTATTGTCAAATTTGATCTTAATAATGTTGAAATAAATGGTACCCCTGAATATGTTCGATCCTGTTGTGAGGATAGTCTGAAGCGCCTTGGTTTGGATTACATTGATCTCTATTATCAACACCGGATTGACACGACAGTACCTATAGAGGAGACT ATTGGGGAACTTAAGAAGCTGGTGGAAGAAGGAAAAGTAAAGTATATTGGATTGTCTGAAGCTAGTGCAGACACAATACGAAGGGCACATGCAGTTCATCCCATCACGGCTGTACAAATGGAGTGGTCCCTCTGGACTCGCGaaattgaggaagaaatagTTCCACTTTGCAG GGAGCTTGGAATTGGAATAGTACCATACAGCCCTCTTGGTCATGGATTCTTTGGTGGCAAAGCAGTTATAGAAAGTGTACCTGCAAACAGTTTTCTG GgactacaaaaattaaaaatcttgaTGCCAATATCGGTTCCTTTAGAGTGA
- the LOC126717378 gene encoding probable aldo-keto reductase 1 isoform X3, giving the protein MVEEQKVQIPRVKLGTHGFEVSKLGFGCMGLSGGYNDPVPEEVGISIIKHAFSQGITFFDTSDIYGPHANEVLVGKALKHLPREKIQLATKFGIVKFDLNNVEINGTPEYVRSCCEDSLKRLGLDYIDLYYQHRIDTTVPIEETIGELKKLVEEGKVKYIGLSEASADTIRRAHAVHPITAVQMEWSLWTREIEEEIVPLCRELGIGIVPYSPLGHGFFGGKAVIESVPANSFLNIHPRFQAESLEQNKTIYFQIGKLAEKHGCSPAQLALGWILHQGDDVAPIPE; this is encoded by the exons GTTTCAAAGTTGGGGTTTGGATGTATGGGGCTTTCAGGAGGCTACAATGATCCTGTCCCTGAAGAGGTTGGCATATCAATCATCAAGCACGCATTCAGTCAAGGAATCACATTCTTTGATACTTCAGATATTTATGGGCCACATGCTAATGAAGTTTTGGTGGGAAAG GCACTGAAGCACTTGCCTCGAGAAAAGATTCAGTTAGCTACAAAATTTGGTATTGTCAAATTTGATCTTAATAATGTTGAAATAAATGGTACCCCTGAATATGTTCGATCCTGTTGTGAGGATAGTCTGAAGCGCCTTGGTTTGGATTACATTGATCTCTATTATCAACACCGGATTGACACGACAGTACCTATAGAGGAGACT ATTGGGGAACTTAAGAAGCTGGTGGAAGAAGGAAAAGTAAAGTATATTGGATTGTCTGAAGCTAGTGCAGACACAATACGAAGGGCACATGCAGTTCATCCCATCACGGCTGTACAAATGGAGTGGTCCCTCTGGACTCGCGaaattgaggaagaaatagTTCCACTTTGCAG GGAGCTTGGAATTGGAATAGTACCATACAGCCCTCTTGGTCATGGATTCTTTGGTGGCAAAGCAGTTATAGAAAGTGTACCTGCAAACAGTTTTCTG AACATACATCCTAGATTTCAAGCAGAGAGCTTAGAGCAAAACAAGaccatttattttcaaataggaAAGTTGGCTGAAAAGCATGGATGCAGCCCTGCACAACTTGCACTTGGATGGATTCTTCATCAAGGAGATGATGTGGCACCTATCCCTG AGTGA